A genomic region of Microtus ochrogaster isolate Prairie Vole_2 chromosome 15, MicOch1.0, whole genome shotgun sequence contains the following coding sequences:
- the Mchr1 gene encoding LOW QUALITY PROTEIN: melanin-concentrating hormone receptor 1 (The sequence of the model RefSeq protein was modified relative to this genomic sequence to represent the inferred CDS: inserted 1 base in 1 codon) — translation MSVGAGKEGVGRAVGLRGSRGCQTLEEDPFLDCRAGSRLGQGGGRHWRLPQPAWVDGXLNSREQATCTGCMDLQASLLSTGPNASNISDGQDNLTLAGSPPRKGSVSYINIIMPSVFGTICLLGIVGNSTVIFAVVKKSKLHWCSNVPDIFIINLSVVDLLFLLGMPFMIHQLMGNGVWHFGETMCTLITAMDANSQFTSTYILTAMAIDRYLATVHPISSTKFRKPSMATLVICLLWALSFISITPVWLYARLIPFPGGAVGCGIRLPNPDTDLYWFTLYQFFLAFALPFVVITAAYVKILQRMTSSVAPASQRSIRLRTKRVTRTAIAICLVFFVCWAPYYVLQLTQLSISRPTLTFVYLYNAAISLGYANSCLNPFVYIVLCETFRKRLVLSVKPAAQGQLRTVSNAQTADEDRTESKGT, via the exons ATGTCAGTAggagctgggaaggagggagtggggCGAGCAGTTGGGCTTAGAGGCAGCAGAGGCTGCCAGACGCTAGAGGAAGACCCTTTTCTCGACTGCAGGGCTGGCTCACGCTTGGGACAAGGCGGTGGCAGGCACTGGAGGCTGCCGCAGCCTGCGTGGGTGGACG CTCTCAACTCCAGGGAGCAGGCGACCTGCACCGGCTGCATGGATCTGCAAGCCTCGTTGCTGTCCACTGGCCCCAACGCCAGCAACATCTCCGATGGCCAGGATAATCTCACGTTGGCCG GGTCACCTCCTCGAAAAGGGAGTGTCTCCTACATCAACATCATTATGCCTTCGGTGTTTGGCACCATCTGTCTCCTGGGCATTGTGGGAAACTCCACAGTCATCTTCGCAGTGGTGAAAAAATCCAAGCTACACTGGTGCAGCAACGTCCCGGACATCTTCATCATCAACCTCTCGGTGGTGGAtctgctcttcctcctgggcATGCCTTTCATGATCCACCAGCTCATGGGCAATGGGGTCTGGCACTTTGGGGAAACCATGTGCACCCTCATCACCGCCATGGATGCCAACAGTCAGTTCACCAGCACCTACATCCTGACTGCTATGGCCATTGATCGCTACTTGGCCACCGTCCACCCCATCTCCTCCACCAAATTCCGGAAGCCCTCTATGGCCACCCTCGTGATCTGCCTCCTGTGGGCTCTCTCTTTCATCAGCATCACCCCCGTGTGGCTCTATGCCAGGCTCATCCCCTTCCCAGGGGGTGCTGTGGGCTGTGGCATCCGCCTGCCGAACCCCGACACTGACCTCTACTGGTTCACCCTATACCAGTTTTTCCTGGCCTTTGCCCTGCCCTTTGTGGTCATCACTGCTGCATACGTGAAGATACTGCAGCGTATGACCTCTTCGGTGGCCCCAGCCTCTCAACGCAGCATCCGGCTTAGGACAAAGAGGGTGACTCGCACAGCCATCGCCATCTGCCTGGTGTTCTTTGTGTGCTGGGCACCCTACTACGTGCTGCAGCTGACCCAGCTCTCCATCAGCCGCCCCACCCTCACGTTTGTCTACTTGTACAATGCGGCCATCAGCTTGGGCTACGCCAACAGCTGCCTCAATCCCTTTGTGTACATAGTACTCTGCGAGACCTTTCGGAAACGCTTGGTCTTGTCCGTGAAGCCCGCGGCCCAGGGGCAGCTTCGTACAGTCAGCAATGCTCAGACAGCTGATGAGGACAGGACAGAGAGCAAAGGCACCTGA